The sequence TGTAATTGCTATATAGGAGGTGTGAAAGATGAAAGGAATCTTAGGAAGAAAAATCGGCATGACTCAAGTGTTTGCTGAAAACGGGGATCTTATTCCTGTAACGGTAATTCAAGCGACTCCGAACGTAGTTCTTCAAAAGAAAACGATTGAAAACGACGGTTATGAAGCGATTCAATTAGGTTTTGAAGATTTACGTGAGAAATTAGCGAACAAGCCGCAAAAAGGTCATGCTGCAAAAGCAAACACCACACCTAAGCGCTTCATTCGTGAAATTCGTGGTGTGAATCTTGCAGAATATGAAGTAGGTCAAGAAGTAAAAGTGGACATTTTCAACGAAGGTGAAATCGTTGACGTCACAGGAACGTCAAAAGGTAAAGGTTTCCAAGGTGTAATTAAACGCCATGGACAATCTCGTGGACCAATGGCGCACGGTTCTCGTTATCATCGTCGTCCTGGTTCAATGGGTCCAATCGCTCCAAACCGTGTATTCAAATCAAAAGAGCTTCCAGGTCGCATGGGTGGCGAGCGAGTAACAGTACAAAACTTAAAAGTTGTCAAAGTGGATCCAGAACGCAACTTAATTTTAATTAAAGGAAACGTACCAGGTCCAAACAAAGGGCTTGTTATCATTAAAAGCGCGGTTAAGGCGAAATAATTTCTTT comes from Anoxybacillus flavithermus and encodes:
- the rplC gene encoding 50S ribosomal protein L3 — protein: MKGILGRKIGMTQVFAENGDLIPVTVIQATPNVVLQKKTIENDGYEAIQLGFEDLREKLANKPQKGHAAKANTTPKRFIREIRGVNLAEYEVGQEVKVDIFNEGEIVDVTGTSKGKGFQGVIKRHGQSRGPMAHGSRYHRRPGSMGPIAPNRVFKSKELPGRMGGERVTVQNLKVVKVDPERNLILIKGNVPGPNKGLVIIKSAVKAK